CATGAATAAGCAGAGGTGAAAAAAAACTTGCACATTTGGGCTTGTAATGATCTTGTTATCCCATAGCCACATGAACAAGCCATGGCTAGCCTACTAAAGGATGAGACACATGACCAATCACTCCAGCTGACAGCTGGCCTACCACCAGATATGTGAGTGAACATATCCAGGACCAGCTAGCCTCCTGCCAACCAACAAATCACAAACCAGAATCAGCTAAGCCTGACCCAAACCAGAAGGACTACCCAGAAGActcatgaacaaaataaatgattattgttttaagccactaagttctgGGGTAGTTTtttatgcagcaataaataaatgatataccCTCTGATTCACTTCAGTAATTACTTTATTCCAAACCCTTGCACCATTTAATAACCACCCCTACTACCATTCTCAGCACCTGATTTTACCTCCTTCTTTAATGAGAAAAACGAACATACTTAACTCCCACCCTGCCCTAACACCACACTACAGTGTAGTGGTAAAGAGTACTGATTCTGAAATCAGACTCCCAACTCTTACCTTGGCTCTGGAACACATAAGCAGTATGACCTAGAGAAAATTACATGTTCCTTCTCTGTTAAAGTAGGGGTAgtgataatacctacctcataaggttgttgtgagaattatgaataaagcctTAAGATCATTTCACTGCACATAGTGAATGTTCTAGAAATAtaagttactattatttttattgtgactAGCCAGTGATCCAGAACTTGATTGTTAACAGctttattcacatatttatttattcatatgccATAAAATTCATGTATTTACAGTGTACAtgtcaatggtttttagtatattcacagagtactgcaaccatcaccacaatctaattttagagcACTCTCATCACCCCAAAACAAAGCTTGATTTTTGAGGCCTGAAAAACTAAGGTGGCTCTGATCCAAATCCTTAAGGAAGGGCCAAGAGTCCAACAGGGAAGACCAAATACTGATGACAGTCCAATGAGTAGGAGCAGAACTGTAAACAAGAAGTGAAGCCAAGAATCAGAGTCAGATAGAAATAGGGTTGGAGAGGAAACGAAGTTTAATACTTAGACACAAACAGCACCAGACTGTCTCCAGCTAACATTATCACGTATGCCAGACGGACTTAAAGGTGTAGCATTAGGTGAAGCTTCTCACTCCCCACAGTCAGACCTACCCTGTGAAGACTGACAAAGCCAGGATTGCCCCAGATTTCTGCCCTCTAAAAAGGTCCTAACATATCCTGGTAAGCTTTAGTCAAGGTTCCTTGGGCTACAAGTATAACCTTCAAATTCTCCCCAAGTTCTCCAGAATTGAGGTGATCACCTTTATCTTTAATGTCCAGCTAACATAGCCTAAGCCCCCATCCTATGTGACCTCAGGGAGTTCTGTCCACTCCCTAAGTATTTCTAAGATTCCTTGGGAAATGCTTACATGTTCCACAAATATATTATTGTTTCTTGCCATCTCTTACTTCAGTCTACTTCCCTGTGTTCCTCACAAGATCTCTTCATGCTATCTCAAAATCATTTCAACATCCTACCAGGATTATCTCGCTAAAGCTTTGCCCCAAGTGTAGACTTAAGCACCTACCTAAAATCCCTAAGTACAGCTAACCTGAGGCTTTAGTATTTATAAACTTAACTGCTGGCTCAAATATAAAAGGGACTACAACACGAGGAAAGATGATCATTTAAACcaaaattttaattatcattGCCCTAGAATCTACTGGCAATACTTTATCCCTGAGGGTTCTCTACCAGTGAGCTCTCTCCTTATCCTCCAGCTGGTCATGGTGTTGTAGAATGGCAGCTCTCCTCCCAAAATCAGGAGTCACTTTAgcattatcttttcctttccaaGCCATGGGCTTTCGCTCTCTTTCTCAGACCCAGCCAGAGAAAAAGCTGGCCTCTAGGTAGGGGCCACATTTTCTCCTCAAGGATGACTGATAGTGGGAACAAGCACTGAATTCAGGAAAGATCTCCTATTTCCCACCATGCAAAGTATGATATGGACCCTGGCTCCAGGAAGCCAATCCATAATAGTTGACAGCGCAGTTTCCAAAGTCTGACTCACTCAGCCTTAACTAGGCCCATGTGTGGTGCACTATCCTATTTCGACACTTCATGTAAGATCCAGTCCAGTTCCTTTTCACACACTTTCCTCCAGGTTATAGTGAAAAGAATTTCAGACCTTCATGCTCCTCTTGTGGACTATCCTCCCAATCTattataagcaaatatttatacCAAAAACATGCACACTCCTaaagaaaaatagtaattatATTCTGTCACAGAGCAGCCTAAGACTGGAAATATGAAGAATACTATTAACTCTAGGCAGtcagttttattaaaaatgcaatatatGTGCAAAAGATGCACATAATTCATTCAGACCCTGCCAggagtatatataatatacagtataTGGATCTTATTACCTTTCTAAAGTATTACATTTTCTGAATCTCAGAACACATCATGTCCCAAGGTTTTGAATAAGGAATTATGGACCTGTGTAATCAAAAGCTGACTTAAGGAAAGTGGTCAATATCTGGAAAGAAACGTTTGAGCTAGATAGATAATACTAAAGCTCTCTGATGCATAAGACATTGTTTGCAGGAAATCTAACCTATATGgtaattgtgaggattaaataacttTACTATAAAGTCCTTAGAACAGTGACAGACACAGAGTAAGCACTTAACATCAGTATTGCTGTCAATACTGATAGCAATTCTGGATACAATCCTTTCCATAGACCAGGTGTTAGAGACAGTTATGGTACCATAGAACTAGTATACCTTCTAATGTAAACGTTGGCCTCCCAGGTTAGGAAAAAGGGGGGAGGACAGGATCTAGGCCTCCTGAGGCACAGCATAGAATGGTAATCGGAAAAAAATTCCACAGGATAGCATAATAAGAAGTAGAATTCAATAGAGTCGATTACATACTTTTGTGGCTTTCTAATGGACCTAAAATGTCGTCTTCCAGATTTCAGTAGGAACAGATTGTATGAGTGTAACAAAAAGAGAATTAGAGAATTCCACTAGATTGTCTCTCCTAAGGGCCACTGCCTGTTGTGTATACTTAGCACCTCTCCTTTGCGTAATGTAAATGTTCTGTGGGACTGTGGTTCAAATCGTGTGGGAAAGTGGAGGAGAGCACTAATTGCTTGGAATTGTGGTTTTagtaaaagaatatattaaaacattgtTTGCAAACTCTGCAATTGTGGGATAGGTGGGCCAGCAGTATTATCTATAGGAGGTGTGGTAGGCAGATTTTCTTCCAGAATCtgctgggaatacaaagataaaaagcCCAGTTCTCCTCCTGCACCCCCTTCTctgacctctcactgctgtgacacTCTTGCCCCTTTCACCATGTTCCTAATCATGTCATTACCTTCAATTACTTATAAGAGTATGAACTCTTTCTCccattagaatgtaaactccctattcactttgttatacagcaaaaactaacactccattgtaaagcaattatactccaataaagatgtttaaaaagaaaagaatataaactcCCTAAGGGCCAAGACCTGTGTCATTCTCTGCTGTATTCCCAGACACTAAACACTGCCTGAAACAAGACTCTCCAAAAGTATTTACAGTATTAAagtaattaatgaaaaagaacaaagtttgacACACAAGCTTGACAAGGTAAACTCATAAACCAATATAACAGCACAAGTCATTGCTGttctggttaaatttattttcaattaataattgaattaaaacagaaaaaaaaaaggtaagcagAAAATAATGACTCCATCTCACACGTATTAAGAtggctattaaaaaaacaaccagaaaatagcaagtgtctacaaggatgtgaagaaattgggacccttgtgcactgctggtgaaaatgtaaaatggcacagccactgtggaaaacactatggtcattcctcaaaaatttaaaaatagaattaccacatgccccagcaattccacatctgggtATACACTCGAAAAAATTGAAAAGAGGGATTCAAACAGATAGTTATACatgtgttcataacagcattattcacatcagcctaaaggtggaagcaacccaagggtccatcaatagatgaatagatgaacAGAACGTTGtgtgaaacttgaggacattatgccaagtgaaataagccatcacattatatgattccacttgtatggggtaactaaagtagtcaaattcatagagacagaaggtagaatagTGGCTGCCTAGGGCTGGGAGGAAGGCAGAATAGGGGAAGTctaatgggtgcagagtttcagttttgcaagatgaaaagagttttgGAGATGAATGGTAGCGATGACTGCACAACAACCTGAAGTACTTACTACTATTGaatggttaagatgatacattttatgcatattttaccaatattaaaaaaattaaaaaaaaaaacggttacAATAACAATCCACATCAATCAAAACCAGTAGGGAAAGGAGAAACTCGGACTAGCCCAGCTTTAACACAACTCGACCACCAGGCTGTGGAAACAGGAAACCAAGGGCGGGGCAAGGGCAGGCTTCCAGGGCTGTGCCCTGGGCGAGACTCCAGGAAAGCCGCCGGTTGAAGCGGGTCACCGGCCGCCTAGGCTGCCACTGCGCAAGCGCATATCGCGGCTACCACCGAGGCGCCTTTTAAACGTACCCGGAAGTGACGTCTGTAAAGCTGAGACCGGCTCAGGGAGATCTGAACTCTTCGCACAGGTGAGCGGTTCTGCGACTGTCGTCCTGGGGCCGCTATGAGCTGCACCATCGAGAAGATTCTGACAGACGCTAAGACTCTACTGGAGAGGCTGCGGGAGCACGATGCAGCCGCCGAGTCGCTAGTGGATCAATCAGCGGCGCTGCACCGGCGGGTGGCCGCTATGCGGGAGGCGGGGACAGCGCTTCCGGACCAGGTCAGGCAGAGGGTAGGGGTCCGTGCCCTCGGGTTCCGGGCACTTGAGGGGTGGAGGGTGAGGTAGAGTGGGCACTCGGCCTGGAATTTTGTCCTGGTCCAAGAGGGCGGTGGTGAGAACGTTCTGCGGGGTCGGGGCTGAGGATGCTGCCCTGAAGCTCTGCCTCCTGCCTATTAAGTTGCATCTGCGGCTGTTCTCTTTAATGCGCGATTAGTCTGTCTCTGTTTGTCCAGTATCAAGAGGATGCATCCGATATAAAGGACATGTCCAAATACAAACCTCACATTCTGCTGTCCCAAGAGAATACACAGATTAGAGACTTGCAGCAGGAAAACAGAGGTTGGTCAGGCCTTTTTGTGTAGTTATGATTTTTTCATATGCAGTAATATTTGATAAGTTCTTGCAAAACTGTTCACAAAAGCGCACATTCTGTATGTATTTCCAAGTCAGAGAGGGGcattggtggttcagtggtagaaTTCTCGCCTCCCAAGTCAGTACTTTCAACAGGAAAGTTAGCCTGTGCTCGCCCAGTATCAGTAAAGTTTGTTACATTACCCTTTTCAAGGTCTTactgattttttatttaaaggCAGCTTATCAAAGAGGTGCTTAGTAGAGTTGAATTATTGCATGGCTTATTAGGTGTCCCAACATGGAGGCTTGCATAACAAGAGAATATCCTCAAGGacttaaaatttaatgtttaaatattaattgaaataaaCATTAAAGCTAAGATTGAAGGTTTTTTTATGTTCCTTGTGCAAGGTGGAAGAGGTAAATCGTATCCTCGGGTGTATATTCTTGGGCTTGATGAATACATTATTAATGATAGTAGTATGAATAGTTATTTGTATATCAGTTTACAGAGGGCTTTCACGTGTATCATGCCATTACATTCTCACATCTTCATTTCGAGGTAGACAAGCAAGGTTTTTATTATTACAAGGCAGATAAGCaataggctcagagaggttaaatgatttgcttAAGAGTCGTAATCTAGTGACTCACAGAACTAAACTTAAACTCATGTCTTCTGAGGCCACATCCCATGTTGTTTCTACCAGATTATGCTGCCACTGCCTAGAAAGATATTTTTCACATAGACCATAACTGTTGAGTTCTGTGGACTTAAACACTAACTTACAACTTTGGATTCATAATGTTACATGAAGTGTCATAAAATTCCAACTGTTTGAGTTTGGCTTTAGGACGTACCTCTCAGACATCACTgccaagttattttatttttttgatagaGCTATGGGTTTCCTTGGAGGAACACCAGGATGCTTTGGAACTCATCATGAGCAAATACCGGAAACAGATGTTACAGTTAATGGTTGCTAAAAAAGCAGTGGATGCTGAACCAGTCCTGAAAGCTCACCAGTCTCACTCTGCAGTAAGAAACTTTGATGAATACATTCTAAATGAATTGAAATCTTGAAATTGTTTTAGATTGTGTGTTTGCTTTTGAAGAAAAGTAAGCttgttttcctttcatgtttATCACATTTGCTGTAGGttttactatagctttgtaaagATATGAATAGAAAGAAGGGGGTAAAGGGCTGCTCAGGGCCTTTTATTTGAGTAAGACTAAAGTTCCTCCCCCCTTCACCAAGATCTCTTTTCAAGATGTTAATGAATGCTTAGTTAGCTCTTCCACCAAACAGAATGCCAGTTAGTGTtgaaggtgctcagtaaatacttgggTAGTTATTGTACATTTCACTGGTCTGTAAGCTCCTTGGTTGTAAGGAGCATGAATTCATCTTTTATCCCTAAcatagtacttggcacatagcagGGGGTCAGTAAACTTTTATTAAACTGAACTACATAGCATCATACTATGTTGTTAGGAGAGAGAagtatggtttaaaaaaataaaagacatggcATAGTTTCTATACTTTGGTTGCTTATGATTTAATTTGGGAGACTGAGTACTTGTTCTTAAGTTTGTAGAGTGCTTCAGAGTTGTCATTGTACATTCACAGGTACTATATCATTTAATCCTAGATTAATAGATTGACACCTCACTATTTACTGCAGTGGAATTTATGGAAGATAAGTTTCATCTTAGATCCCACTTGAAGCATTTTAATGACTTCAGTTAACTAAAGTCATAGGGCACAgggatattttaaatatgtgaatgGCTTACATCTGGACAAGATAATAATCTGTGGTCCAGAGGAGAAAACTTGATCCTTGAAGGAGACAGAGTTTAGCTTTTATGAAAAACTTGCTAAGAGATATGTCCAATGATAGAATAAGATACTTTGGAATATGGTAAGCTTCCTGCCAATAAAAGTATTCAAATTTAAGTTAAACAGCCATTTAGAGATAGTGTCCAGTGTCCAATGGGTGGTTAGACTAGAACTgatcttttgaaaacaaattatcTGTGAATATCACAAGATAACTTTATTATGGCTTTACCTCTGAGGACTTAGATTGTAGTGAAACTCCTTTGTAACCTCTGTACCACAGATTAAATGAACTTTTAACATCATAATGCACATGTTTTCATGAACTTCCTATCTGTAAAAAAGATGactttttcacctttttattcttaatatcCTCACAGGAAATTGAGAGTCAGATCGACagaatctgtgaaatgggagaagTGATGAGGAAAGCAGTTCAAATGGATGATGATCAATTTTGTAAGATTCAGGAAAAACTAGCACAATTAGAGGTAAGATTGTTGATACTTTAGGTTCACAATATTTTACGGAGATTTCAGACTCTGGAAGATACGCCATCACTGTATTATCACTGTTATGTACTGATGTTTCCTTTGTGGtctgatttaaaattaaaatacatcctCCATACCCTTttcaagaaaggaaatgtaatcagCAGCAAACAATGAAAATGCCAACTGTGTATTAGCTAGAAATTGAGATATCATATTGAGAGGGTAGAGAGAGTGGAAGGGACAGATTACATGTGAGCTAAGGTGCCTCATCTGCCATAAAAAGAACTCAAATAGGCAATGTCTAAACTTCATGATCAGGAAATAGCAGTACCGGGCATATTATGTAGAATTATGGAAGTaaataccaaaagaaatagataaaaatattaaaagtggttGCCTTTGGGAAACAAAGTCAAGGGACTGCAGTCTATTTTATAAGTCTTatagtcttgatttttttttaattaatttttattggatagtcttgattttttttaaaagctattttctgtaatattttgattaaaaatgggAGTAATTTACAAAGAAAGGCCTGGGGTGTTAGTGTGCCCATAAAATTGTTAAGGAAAAGCATTACAATAGATCAGCAGTCCccaacttttttggcaccagggactagTTTcgtagaagacaatttttccacagactgggggtggggatggggggatggttcaggcagtaatgtgagcgatagggagtggcagatgaagcttcgcttgctcacctgccactcacctcctgctgtgcagcccggttcctaacaggccgtggaccagaAGCCATCAgaggcccgggggttggggacccctgcaatAGATGATTTGAATGTTCCTTATTACAAGATGCTGTCATGGGCCCTTTGAGAAATActagagagaaaaagacagggtCCCTGCTCAGAGTCTAATGAAAGGAATAAGACTAGTAGTATTTTGGTATGAAATGGTATATAAATGCTAGGAGAGAGATACAGAGTATTGAGGGAAGCACTTTATATGGTACAAGGTTTAATGACCATGGGCTCTAACTCTCAGTGAAACCTGAAAATGCTGTGGCTTCCCAGAATTTCCTGCAGAGAGAATAAGGATGAAGAGTGCAAACTGCCCTACTTGGAAATCAAAGGGAGTGGCAAGGTCCCAATTAGGAGCTAGGAGTTAGGTAAAATGATAGAATGATCTTGTCTACGCCGTCCCTAATTTATCTCActtatggaaacagcctaaggaAATGTGGGAcaaattttacttaatattttaagtggaaaaaacagGGGCATTGGATTGAGACCCCAGCAATACCACATCTAAGTTGTCTAAGTTTGGACAAGTTTTTGGACTTTTGTGGGCCAGTGTCCTCATCTCAAAGAGAACACGGATGTAGGCAATGGTACTTACCCTACCTATTGTGTGAGATAATAGATGTAAGACACGCGTGTGATACCTGGCTGTGTGCCCAGTgattcttttccccctttctttcctttctccaaaaCCGTAGGACGTCTAGGAGAGAAGATTGAGCAGAGTGAAATTATTATTAGGAATTTGAAAGATAGAAGAAACAATACTAAAACTTGTGGGAACTATAAAGAGTTTGACAAGCAGTGAATTCCTCAAGTGGAGAGGGaccttgtttttttctgtgtagtCCTAACACGTGGCATGTGGAaattactcagtaaatgttttttaaatgaataaataagtagaatTTTAGGAAATTCTcagttcttttgtttccttaaaacttttaaaattaaaataatatgcttTCTGTTTCAGGCCCAAAACAATGTGTTCTGATGCAATTTGACAGTCAAAATACCTGAAATgaccatatactttttttttccagcttgaaAATAAGGAACTTCGAGAATTATTGTCCATCAGTAGTGAGTCTCTTCGGGTCAGGAAGGAAAACTCAATGGACACTGCTTCCCAAGCTATCAAATAATTCAACTTCTGAATGACGGCTAGAGATTGTTTATCGAGGAAGGAAGTTATTATCTCTCTATTCGAGTATTGTCCATTCAGTGTCTTGCCTCAGACTTGATTTAACGTTGATTAAATGTATCAAGTGGCAGTTTAGAATTCGCAGTCAAAAGTGGCTGTCCACGAAACAGTTTTGGGGTATGTTAGTGAAAATACTCACTAAAATACACTGAGTTTCACCATTCCTTTCTCTAAGAGactacttttaattttcatttctgggACCTCAATTTATATGAActgttttcagttcatttttgttctttcataTCTCTGAAACTTAGAGCATTTTATTATAAAccagcaattttattttatataggatTATAAATTgcaattcttaaaaattttaaaaagagattagcTTTTTCAATATATTTGGCATAAACCTGGATTTGTTtccatttgagaaaaataatacaattccACAGAAGTAGATTGGCAGATTCTCTAATTTGTAATGTCATTCACCTTTTTTGATGTTT
The sequence above is drawn from the Tursiops truncatus isolate mTurTru1 chromosome 1, mTurTru1.mat.Y, whole genome shotgun sequence genome and encodes:
- the SIKE1 gene encoding suppressor of IKBKE 1 isoform X1, which encodes MSCTIEKILTDAKTLLERLREHDAAAESLVDQSAALHRRVAAMREAGTALPDQYQEDASDIKDMSKYKPHILLSQENTQIRDLQQENRELWVSLEEHQDALELIMSKYRKQMLQLMVAKKAVDAEPVLKAHQSHSAEIESQIDRICEMGEVMRKAVQMDDDQFCKIQEKLAQLELENKELRELLSISSESLRVRKENSMDTASQAIK
- the SIKE1 gene encoding suppressor of IKBKE 1 isoform X2, giving the protein MSCTIEKILTDAKTLLERLREHDAAAESLVDQSAALHRRVAAMREAGTALPDQYQEDASDIKDMSKYKPHILLSQENTQIRDLQQENRELWVSLEEHQDALELIMSKYRKQMLQLMVAKKAVDAEPVLKAHQSHSAEIESQIDRICEMGEVMRKAVQMDDDQFCKIQEKLAQLEDV